One part of the Leclercia sp. LSNIH1 genome encodes these proteins:
- a CDS encoding methionine ABC transporter permease, protein MAENLFPHLKWDQLWAATLETLYMTALSGVATFVLGLVLGLALFLTARGGMFHNRTVYSVISIVVNVFRSIPFIILIVLLIPFTKTVVGTILGANAALPALIVGAAPFYARLVEIALREVDKGVIEATRSMGARLSTLIFRVLLPESSPALVSGITVTLIALVSYSAMAGVIGAGGLGNLAYLEGFQRNHGDVTLVATVTILIIVFIIQFCGDIITSILDKR, encoded by the coding sequence ATGGCTGAGAATCTCTTCCCGCACCTGAAATGGGACCAGCTCTGGGCCGCCACCCTGGAGACGCTGTATATGACCGCGCTCTCCGGCGTTGCGACTTTTGTGCTCGGGCTTGTCCTCGGTCTGGCGCTCTTTTTAACCGCCCGGGGCGGCATGTTCCATAACCGCACGGTCTACAGCGTCATTTCGATTGTGGTGAACGTCTTCCGCTCCATCCCGTTCATCATTCTGATTGTGCTGCTGATCCCCTTCACCAAAACCGTGGTGGGGACCATCCTCGGGGCCAACGCCGCACTGCCTGCGTTGATCGTCGGTGCCGCGCCGTTCTACGCCCGTCTGGTAGAGATCGCCCTGCGTGAAGTGGACAAAGGGGTGATCGAGGCGACGCGCTCAATGGGCGCCCGACTCAGCACATTAATCTTTCGCGTTTTACTGCCGGAATCATCGCCTGCCCTGGTGTCAGGGATCACGGTGACGCTGATTGCCCTGGTGAGCTACAGCGCCATGGCGGGGGTGATTGGTGCCGGTGGTCTGGGAAATCTGGCTTATCTGGAGGGATTCCAGCGCAACCATGGTGACGTCACGCTGGTGGCAACGGTGACCATTTTGATCATCGTTTTCATTATCCAGTTCTGCGGCGACATCATTACTTCCATTCTTGATAAAAGATAA
- a CDS encoding MetQ/NlpA family ABC transporter substrate-binding protein, protein MKKTLTLIAAATLSALSFASWADTLTVGASNTPHAEILEQAKPILAKQGIDLEIKPFQDYILPNTALAGRDIDANYFQHIPYLNSVLKDHAGDKEYDFVSAGAIHIEPIGIYSKKYKSLKDLPEGGKIIMRDAVSEEGRILSIFEKEGVIKLKPGIDKVTARISDIVENPKKLQFTPNVEASLLPQMYNNDEGAAVVINANYAIDAGLDPVHDPIAVESGENNPYANIITVHRGDEKKKDIVALVDVLHSKEIQDWIRTKYKGAVIPVNN, encoded by the coding sequence ATGAAAAAGACACTGACGTTGATCGCCGCAGCAACCCTGAGCGCCCTGAGCTTTGCCTCCTGGGCTGATACCCTGACCGTGGGAGCCTCCAACACCCCGCACGCCGAAATTCTGGAGCAGGCGAAGCCGATTCTGGCGAAACAGGGTATCGATCTGGAGATCAAACCGTTCCAGGACTACATCCTGCCGAACACCGCGCTGGCGGGTCGTGACATCGATGCCAACTACTTCCAGCACATTCCATACCTCAACAGCGTGCTGAAAGATCACGCCGGGGATAAAGAGTACGATTTCGTCAGCGCCGGGGCGATCCACATCGAGCCAATCGGTATCTACTCCAAAAAATACAAGTCGCTGAAAGATCTGCCGGAAGGCGGCAAAATCATCATGCGTGATGCGGTCTCTGAAGAGGGACGTATCCTCTCTATCTTCGAGAAAGAGGGCGTGATCAAGCTGAAGCCGGGCATCGACAAAGTGACCGCGCGCATCAGCGACATCGTTGAGAACCCGAAAAAGCTGCAGTTCACCCCGAACGTAGAAGCCTCCCTGCTGCCGCAGATGTATAACAATGACGAGGGCGCGGCGGTTGTCATCAATGCCAACTACGCCATTGACGCCGGTCTGGACCCGGTTCACGACCCGATTGCGGTGGAGAGCGGTGAAAACAACCCGTACGCCAACATCATCACCGTTCACCGTGGCGATGAGAAGAAGAAAGACATCGTGGCGCTGGTGGACGTGCTGCACTCTAAAGAGATCCAGGACTGGATCCGCACCAAGTATAAAGGCGCGGTGATCCCGGTTAACAACTGA
- the fumD gene encoding fumarate hydratase FumD, which produces MGNVTKDEALYQEMCRVVGKVVLEMRDLGQEPKHIVIAGVLRTALANQRVKRSELTTQAMETVVKALAG; this is translated from the coding sequence ATGGGCAATGTAACCAAAGACGAAGCGCTGTATCAGGAGATGTGTCGCGTGGTAGGCAAAGTCGTTCTTGAGATGCGCGATTTGGGGCAGGAGCCGAAGCATATCGTCATCGCCGGGGTACTACGCACCGCACTGGCAAACCAGCGGGTGAAACGCAGCGAATTAACCACCCAGGCGATGGAAACCGTCGTTAAAGCGCTGGCCGGTTAA
- a CDS encoding ABC transporter permease subunit codes for MLAGLTVITDNLDYLLWGRTATGEPGGVLLTLLMALGAAALAFPAGIALAGLAWRFPGGLRKALFLWAEIIRGIPLIFVIFWLWYLLPLITGGDLPGALTVTLALAWFTAAAVMHSVLAGLNALPGGQYEAAQAQGFGALQTLGLLLLPQALRNTLPSLMGIFISLLKDTSLAFIVNVPELTTVAGQVNNRVQIYPAAIFIFTGVVYYLLCCGVEQLAKRWRLNRPAL; via the coding sequence ATGTTAGCCGGACTTACTGTCATTACCGATAACCTGGATTATCTGCTCTGGGGACGGACTGCGACCGGAGAGCCGGGCGGCGTGCTGTTGACGCTACTGATGGCTTTGGGTGCCGCGGCGCTGGCGTTTCCGGCTGGAATAGCGCTGGCGGGGCTGGCGTGGCGTTTCCCGGGTGGCCTGCGCAAAGCCCTGTTCCTGTGGGCTGAGATTATCCGCGGCATCCCGCTGATTTTTGTCATTTTCTGGCTGTGGTATCTGTTACCCCTCATCACCGGAGGCGATCTGCCGGGGGCGCTGACCGTTACTCTCGCGCTGGCGTGGTTTACCGCCGCCGCCGTGATGCACTCCGTGCTGGCCGGGCTGAATGCGTTGCCTGGGGGACAATATGAAGCCGCTCAGGCCCAGGGGTTTGGCGCGCTGCAAACGCTGGGGTTACTCTTGCTGCCGCAGGCGTTGCGCAACACCCTGCCTTCGCTAATGGGGATTTTTATCAGCCTGCTGAAGGACACCTCACTGGCCTTTATTGTCAACGTGCCGGAGCTGACCACCGTGGCAGGCCAGGTGAACAACCGGGTGCAGATCTACCCGGCGGCTATTTTTATTTTTACTGGCGTGGTCTATTACCTGCTGTGCTGTGGCGTTGAACAGCTGGCGAAACGCTGGCGGCTTAACCGGCCAGCGCTTTAA